A single window of Acidobacteriota bacterium DNA harbors:
- a CDS encoding DUF4326 domain-containing protein → MITIVNRKTWRGESVYVGRPSVLGNPFVIGRDGDRSAVIRNYRRWLWNELQRESGPVFDEMHRLATLAKSGDLVLACWCFPQQCHAAVVKAAIEWIHLQSQEKERGDVG, encoded by the coding sequence GTGATTACCATTGTCAATCGAAAGACCTGGCGTGGTGAGAGCGTCTACGTGGGGCGGCCTAGCGTGTTGGGAAATCCGTTCGTCATCGGCAGAGACGGGGATCGTTCGGCGGTTATTCGGAATTATCGGCGCTGGCTTTGGAACGAACTTCAGCGAGAATCAGGGCCAGTTTTTGACGAGATGCACCGGCTTGCAACGTTGGCAAAGTCCGGTGATCTCGTTCTCGCTTGCTGGTGTTTTCCGCAACAGTGCCACGCGGCAGTGGTCAAAGCCGCAATTGAATGGATCCATCTTCAATCTCAAGAAAAGGAGCGAGGCGATGTCGGATAA
- a CDS encoding single-stranded DNA-binding protein codes for MSAFAVITGRLGVEPELRFTNNGTPVINLSIANNRSIKVGDRRETVADWFKVTIFGRDAEIINQHAKKGSALAFNGRLQNEKYVDRDGNQRASTILVASSFEFVPTAKRDGGNTGEANLNDASIETGAGNEVESDIPF; via the coding sequence ATGTCAGCATTCGCTGTTATTACGGGGCGTCTTGGCGTTGAGCCGGAATTGCGGTTCACGAACAACGGCACGCCGGTCATCAATCTTTCCATCGCCAACAATCGCAGCATCAAGGTCGGCGACCGGCGCGAAACGGTTGCTGATTGGTTCAAGGTGACGATTTTCGGGCGCGACGCCGAGATCATCAATCAGCATGCGAAGAAAGGCAGCGCGCTCGCTTTCAACGGACGATTGCAGAACGAGAAATACGTGGATCGTGACGGCAATCAGCGCGCCTCGACCATTCTCGTGGCGAGCAGCTTTGAGTTCGTGCCAACGGCAAAGCGCGATGGCGGCAACACAGGCGAGGCGAACTTGAATGACGCCAGCATCGAAACCGGCGCGGGAAATGAAGTCGAGAGCGATATTCCATTTTGA
- a CDS encoding AAA family ATPase, with amino-acid sequence MRVRFQQIVVALIEWVMATRIALFLHTRLLEKLPARLQQLPHSHLSDPILQALNQALREGHTCLSLEELTARMETEAGLSKSIPGEVLAALQQLQSRHQVKFADEQVALTQCAIAEEAIAAALPHIGSRLRAINPQRLNEWLKPDAIDISDEQRAAVRFIANVPVSILTGAPGTGKTSTVKALISVFEKAGYGVRLAAPTGRAAQRLREMTGCSVHTLHKLLQNDYLKPRSFWNYIFPIADVLIVDEASMIDLFLMARLVNVCSSSTRLILVGDVNQLPSVGPGQVLYDLIESGQVPVLRLQTNYRQINGSQIITAAEEIREGRIPDLPAPGMVKSDCYFIEAETASEIERLAIKAATRSLPARCGADPYQSIQVLTPKHKGILGTVFLNDQIQETLNAHRLSEGFNVESAHPSFLPGDRVLHTKNNYQLGVFNGQCGSVQATTAETVTVRYGEREVIYTSASLPQLTHGFAISIHRSQGSEYPFVIIPVHESQYPMLNRELLYTALTRGQQMVVLISSRRALAMAIENSTAGKRQTMLKQLLVVKSSPPNQAPSILRRLRLTEHRY; translated from the coding sequence ATGCGCGTTCGGTTCCAGCAGATTGTGGTCGCTTTGATCGAGTGGGTGATGGCTACCCGAATCGCTCTCTTTCTGCACACAAGGCTTCTCGAAAAACTTCCCGCACGGTTACAGCAGCTTCCTCATTCACATCTTTCCGATCCCATTCTTCAAGCACTCAATCAGGCACTGCGCGAAGGCCATACCTGCCTTTCCCTGGAAGAGCTGACCGCCCGCATGGAAACCGAAGCCGGGTTGAGCAAGTCAATACCGGGCGAGGTCCTTGCTGCGCTGCAACAATTGCAAAGCCGTCATCAAGTAAAGTTCGCGGATGAACAGGTTGCGCTCACGCAATGCGCGATTGCCGAAGAAGCCATTGCGGCGGCGCTCCCACACATCGGCAGCCGACTGCGCGCGATCAATCCTCAGCGATTGAATGAATGGTTGAAGCCGGATGCGATTGATATCTCTGACGAACAGCGCGCCGCTGTCCGATTCATCGCCAATGTTCCTGTCTCCATCCTCACTGGCGCGCCTGGAACGGGCAAAACTTCGACTGTCAAAGCATTGATCTCCGTGTTTGAGAAGGCTGGTTACGGTGTGAGGCTTGCGGCGCCGACAGGCCGCGCCGCACAACGGCTGCGAGAGATGACCGGCTGTTCGGTCCATACGCTCCACAAGCTGCTGCAGAATGACTACCTGAAGCCGCGCTCATTTTGGAACTACATCTTTCCGATTGCCGATGTCTTGATCGTTGATGAAGCCTCAATGATTGACCTTTTTCTGATGGCCCGGCTCGTCAACGTCTGTTCCTCATCTACTCGACTCATTCTTGTCGGTGACGTGAACCAACTTCCATCAGTCGGGCCGGGGCAAGTGCTGTACGACCTCATCGAAAGCGGGCAAGTCCCAGTCCTCAGGCTGCAAACGAACTACCGGCAGATCAACGGGAGTCAGATCATCACAGCGGCAGAAGAAATCAGAGAAGGGCGCATACCGGACTTGCCCGCGCCCGGAATGGTCAAAAGCGATTGTTACTTCATTGAGGCCGAAACCGCTTCCGAAATCGAACGCTTGGCGATCAAAGCTGCCACGCGGAGTCTGCCCGCGCGTTGCGGCGCCGATCCATACCAGAGCATTCAGGTGCTGACGCCAAAGCATAAAGGAATTCTCGGCACCGTTTTTCTCAATGATCAAATTCAGGAAACGCTGAATGCTCACCGTCTGAGTGAAGGATTCAACGTGGAATCCGCCCATCCTTCTTTTCTTCCCGGCGACCGTGTGCTGCATACGAAGAACAATTATCAGCTTGGCGTCTTTAACGGCCAGTGCGGCAGCGTGCAGGCGACGACTGCGGAAACCGTGACGGTCAGATACGGCGAACGAGAGGTGATTTACACGAGCGCATCACTGCCGCAACTCACGCACGGCTTTGCCATTTCGATTCATCGCAGCCAGGGCAGCGAGTATCCCTTCGTCATCATTCCCGTCCACGAAAGCCAGTATCCGATGCTCAATCGGGAATTGCTGTATACGGCGCTCACACGCGGCCAGCAGATGGTTGTGCTGATCAGTTCCCGCCGCGCACTGGCAATGGCCATCGAAAATTCCACCGCAGGAAAACGCCAGACGATGTTGAAGCAACTGCTCGTCGTCAAATCATCGCCTCCTAACCAAGCTCCCTCGATTCTTCGACGGCTTCGACTCACAGAACACAGATATTAG